Proteins from a single region of Psychrobacter cryohalolentis K5:
- a CDS encoding ABC transporter permease, with protein MRLTKLKDAFVRSAAYERRFLVKNPWDLAMVFWIPLATVLLIWWIFSQIQITDLPIGVIDNDRGPVANTALRYLEANPNLTVKQLYHTPAAAKAAILQRDIYAVVIIPEDFSRNILLSKPAPIVLQVNAQYGTHSGIIQTSVQSVIGTLSAGVEMKRLVKQGMAPSQAAIAYSPISIQRISLFNAATDYQQFLASTVIPALLHILAMVIGATTIGRELRDKRIGRWYHFINGSHVYLTLPSKNDQPNNNSQPSPLDNVSDSQNQAPEEVSIPVLVFGLLGKYFWPLLAYSIWSILALWLAAPQQSIAISALMVTYISLILLMMLSFWLGAIFTLGSFSLRMGLSATGFISAPSYAFAGVTFPYVAISKNAQHWSDVLPLTHYLKLHIAQLQMQAPVLISLPIVYGLTLATLVTLYLTALLSKRALAHPERWGAR; from the coding sequence ATGCGCCTGACGAAGCTAAAGGATGCTTTTGTACGCAGTGCAGCTTACGAGCGACGTTTTTTGGTAAAAAATCCGTGGGACTTGGCGATGGTGTTCTGGATACCGCTGGCTACTGTGCTGCTGATTTGGTGGATTTTTTCACAAATACAAATCACTGATTTGCCTATTGGCGTGATTGATAATGATCGGGGGCCTGTTGCCAATACGGCATTACGGTATTTGGAAGCCAATCCTAATTTGACGGTAAAGCAGCTATATCATACACCTGCTGCGGCAAAAGCTGCTATCTTGCAGCGTGATATCTATGCAGTCGTCATTATCCCTGAAGATTTTTCTCGTAATATCTTATTAAGTAAGCCTGCTCCTATCGTACTCCAAGTCAATGCCCAATATGGCACCCACTCTGGCATTATCCAAACCAGCGTACAGTCTGTCATTGGTACCTTATCCGCAGGCGTTGAGATGAAGCGCTTGGTCAAGCAAGGGATGGCTCCATCACAAGCTGCGATTGCCTACTCTCCTATTAGTATTCAACGTATTAGCTTGTTTAATGCTGCGACTGATTATCAGCAATTTTTGGCATCGACAGTCATTCCTGCGCTGCTGCATATTTTGGCAATGGTGATTGGCGCAACGACGATCGGCCGTGAATTGCGTGACAAGCGAATCGGACGCTGGTATCACTTTATTAATGGCAGTCATGTTTATTTAACATTACCATCTAAAAATGATCAACCTAATAATAACAGCCAACCTAGTCCATTAGATAATGTCTCAGACAGTCAAAACCAAGCACCAGAAGAAGTAAGTATACCGGTTTTGGTATTTGGTTTATTGGGCAAGTACTTTTGGCCGCTACTGGCTTATAGTATTTGGTCGATATTGGCTTTATGGCTGGCAGCGCCGCAACAATCGATTGCTATTAGCGCGCTCATGGTAACCTATATAAGCCTTATATTATTAATGATGTTATCTTTCTGGCTTGGCGCTATATTTACCTTAGGCTCCTTCTCATTGCGTATGGGTTTATCGGCGACGGGTTTTATCTCAGCACCTTCTTATGCGTTCGCTGGGGTGACGTTTCCTTATGTCGCTATCAGTAAGAATGCCCAGCATTGGTCAGATGTGCTGCCACTCACTCATTATCTTAAGCTGCATATTGCCCAGTTACAGATGCAAGCGCCCGTCCTCATATCCTTACCGATTGTTTACGGGCTGACGCTAGCAACACTCGTTACGCTATATTTAACGGCTTTACTAAGCAAACGCGCATTAGCGCATCCTGAACGCTGGGGAGCACGCTGA
- a CDS encoding ABC transporter permease, which translates to MSLSKNKSSTIMTESEKILASPSFFGSFLQTIKDVFSDKGVLLLLMIAPIIYGFFYPWPYSTEVVNHVPVGIVDKDNSPLSQTIVRYASASPQLDTKRFLNEQQAIDAMWADDIAGYMIIPSGLEQQVLSGKAASVSVLGNGGYFLLNKNVQMGFLQAVSTVSAGIEVKKNVAQGAYLATASAKTQAVPLKIIPLYNQTEGYGAYVVPAVSILILQQTLLMSTAMLIGTWYEQRRHRTNIRGWLGRIAALSMFSFVIGCFYYGWAFELHDYPRGQNMLGSLLFLLLFCPTVATLGCVLGLWFRQRERSMQILIFSSLPMFFVSGYPWPAHQLPEFLQIIRWLLPTTPGINTSVQLNQMGASIAQVATGFYALAGLWIFYFILLLLFRWLTSERKNAY; encoded by the coding sequence ATGTCATTATCCAAAAACAAGTCCTCTACTATCATGACAGAATCAGAGAAAATTCTGGCATCGCCAAGCTTTTTTGGCAGCTTTTTACAAACTATAAAAGACGTGTTTTCTGATAAAGGTGTGCTGTTACTATTGATGATTGCACCGATTATTTATGGTTTTTTCTATCCTTGGCCGTATTCTACGGAAGTTGTAAACCACGTACCTGTTGGCATTGTTGATAAAGACAATAGTCCTTTATCGCAAACCATCGTTCGTTATGCCAGTGCCAGTCCGCAATTAGATACAAAACGCTTCTTAAATGAACAGCAAGCCATCGATGCCATGTGGGCGGATGACATCGCAGGCTACATGATTATTCCAAGCGGACTTGAACAGCAAGTGTTGTCAGGCAAAGCCGCTAGCGTCAGCGTACTTGGTAATGGCGGCTATTTTTTATTAAATAAAAACGTACAAATGGGATTTTTGCAAGCGGTTAGTACCGTCTCAGCTGGCATTGAGGTAAAGAAAAACGTGGCACAAGGGGCGTACTTAGCGACTGCTTCTGCCAAAACCCAAGCCGTACCGTTAAAGATTATCCCTTTATATAATCAAACGGAAGGTTATGGCGCTTACGTCGTGCCAGCGGTGTCTATTCTTATCTTGCAGCAAACGCTTTTAATGTCAACGGCGATGTTAATCGGCACTTGGTATGAGCAACGACGCCATAGAACTAATATTCGTGGCTGGCTTGGGCGGATTGCAGCGCTAAGTATGTTTAGCTTTGTGATTGGCTGTTTTTATTACGGCTGGGCATTTGAGCTTCATGACTATCCGCGCGGGCAAAACATGCTCGGCAGTTTATTATTCTTGCTGCTATTTTGTCCGACAGTCGCCACACTTGGTTGCGTGCTTGGACTTTGGTTTCGCCAGCGCGAGCGTAGTATGCAAATTTTAATTTTTAGCTCATTACCGATGTTTTTTGTCAGTGGCTATCCGTGGCCTGCCCATCAGCTTCCTGAATTCTTGCAAATTATTCGTTGGTTATTGCCAACGACACCAGGTATCAATACTTCCGTGCAGCTTAACCAAATGGGCGCTAGTATCGCGCAAGTAGCGACAGGATTTTATGCGTTGGCAGGATTGTGGATTTTTTACTTTATTCTACTGTTGCTATTCCGCTGGTTAACGTCAGAACGTAAAAATGCTTATTAA
- a CDS encoding HlyD family secretion protein — protein MTESTNESGDSRKLGGLNTSTGSTNTNDNPAPTNMDSTVDANDADASKTNMNNSTDADRDTNTDTSIEPEQTVPSYKRQSVKDNKSTKIKKAILALVILVILGVIAYGLYKSNQHSESQIITLQGQMQMQQTSIAAKVPGRIAKILVTEGDAVTVGQQLIEMDSPEINAKINQARAGKQMAQSQLDKAENGARPQEIAQAKAAWQAHKAASDLAENTYQRVNRLYEEGLMARQKRDEAYAQYLATQDQTEAARLQYELAMEGARSEDKSAATAQVAQVDAQLEEALVAKEEANLKSPISGVVDNVIVNAGEVIGQGVPLLTLVNTNDQWVVLNVTETYLNQFAIGQRFMGTIPALSSPEKPYTKQFTVYATSTLSDFATWRPTNNDDGFDVRTFEVKARPTNPDRRIRSGMSVVVRLNPALVNQNQE, from the coding sequence ATGACTGAATCTACCAACGAATCAGGCGACTCGCGCAAACTAGGTGGCTTAAATACATCGACTGGATCGACCAATACTAACGATAATCCAGCGCCCACGAACATGGATTCTACGGTCGATGCAAATGATGCTGATGCGTCTAAGACTAATATGAATAACAGCACTGATGCCGATAGGGACACCAATACTGATACTAGCATTGAGCCGGAGCAAACGGTGCCAAGCTATAAGCGCCAGTCAGTAAAAGATAATAAATCAACAAAGATTAAAAAGGCGATTTTGGCGCTGGTGATTTTAGTTATTTTGGGTGTGATTGCTTATGGTTTATACAAGAGCAATCAGCATAGCGAGTCGCAAATTATTACCCTCCAAGGGCAAATGCAAATGCAGCAAACGTCTATCGCGGCAAAAGTACCGGGACGTATTGCAAAAATATTAGTCACAGAAGGTGATGCCGTAACGGTCGGTCAACAGCTAATAGAGATGGATTCGCCTGAGATTAATGCAAAAATCAATCAGGCACGTGCTGGCAAACAGATGGCACAAAGCCAGCTAGATAAAGCAGAAAATGGGGCGCGCCCGCAAGAAATCGCTCAAGCAAAAGCAGCGTGGCAAGCTCATAAAGCGGCATCCGACTTGGCAGAAAACACTTATCAGCGTGTTAATCGTCTGTATGAAGAAGGACTGATGGCGCGGCAAAAGCGTGATGAAGCCTATGCACAATATTTGGCAACTCAAGATCAAACCGAAGCAGCACGCTTACAGTATGAGTTAGCGATGGAAGGCGCACGTAGTGAAGATAAGTCAGCGGCGACTGCACAAGTTGCGCAAGTCGATGCGCAATTAGAAGAAGCATTGGTAGCGAAAGAAGAAGCCAACTTAAAAAGCCCAATCTCTGGTGTCGTCGATAATGTCATCGTCAATGCAGGTGAAGTGATCGGTCAAGGTGTGCCGCTGCTAACCTTAGTCAATACCAATGATCAATGGGTCGTCTTAAATGTCACGGAAACCTACTTAAATCAGTTTGCGATTGGTCAGCGGTTCATGGGTACTATTCCCGCTTTATCATCACCTGAAAAGCCTTATACCAAGCAATTCACTGTTTATGCTACTTCAACCTTGTCTGACTTTGCCACTTGGCGACCGACTAACAATGACGATGGTTTTGATGTTCGTACCTTTGAAGTAAAAGCCCGACCGACTAACCCTGATAGACGTATTCGCTCAGGTATGAGCGTAGTTGTACGTCTCAATCCTGCCCTCGTTAATCAGAACCAAGAGTAA